One Candidatus Methylomirabilota bacterium DNA segment encodes these proteins:
- a CDS encoding DsrE family protein: MANRFCVSLSCAKDNTDKATVAFVVANAAVGSGKETLVFLSVEAVRLSQKGYADDVREEGFAPLKELMDNFAKAGGAIYVCSPCFKKRKLDETNLVSGAAIVGGAKLVEFLSDGSPCVSY; this comes from the coding sequence ATGGCCAACCGGTTCTGTGTCAGCCTCAGCTGCGCCAAGGACAACACCGACAAGGCGACGGTGGCCTTCGTGGTCGCTAACGCCGCCGTCGGCTCGGGCAAGGAAACGCTGGTCTTCCTGAGCGTCGAAGCCGTGCGGCTGTCCCAGAAGGGGTATGCCGACGACGTCCGCGAGGAGGGGTTCGCGCCGCTCAAGGAGTTGATGGACAACTTCGCCAAGGCCGGGGGGGCGATCTACGTCTGCTCACCCTGCTTCAAGAAGCGGAAGCTGGACGAGACCAACCTCGTGTCCGGCGCGGCGATCGTCGGCGGGGCCAAGCTCGTCGAGTTCCTCTCGGACGGGAGCCCCTGCGTCAGCTACTAG